The Mytilus edulis chromosome 12, xbMytEdul2.2, whole genome shotgun sequence genome contains a region encoding:
- the LOC139498206 gene encoding uncharacterized protein, whose translation MCLVSYAGFLRFSELVNLKRSDVSFHSLYMSLFIEKSKTDQQRAGTHVFISKTYSVTCPVQMLETYLNQANIKHDSIEFIFRSVVYRKKTNTYVLRGHAPLSYTRAREVLLEALESLGLDKSKFGLHSLRAGGATAAAAAGIQDRIFKKHGRWSSDTAKDGYVRENISEKLLVTKNLGL comes from the coding sequence ATGTGTCTCGTTAGCTATGCCGGATTTTTAAGATTTTCAGAATTAGTTAATTTAAAAAGGTCAgatgtttcatttcattcattatatatgtctttatttatcgaaaaaagcaaaacggaccaaCAAAGAGCAGGAActcatgtttttatttccaaAACATATTCGGTTACCTGTCCAGTCCAAATGTTAGAGACATACTTGAACCAAGCGAACATTAAACACGATTCTATAGAATTCATATTTAGATCAGTTGTATATCGTAAAAAGACTAACACGTACGTGCTAAGGGGTCATGCGCCTTTGTCTTATACAAGAGCCAGAGAAGTACTGTTAGAGGCTTTAGAATCTTTGGGATTAGACAAATCAAAATTTGGTTTGCATAGTTTAAGAGCAGGTGGAGCAACAGCTGCGGCGGCTGCTGGTATTCAAGATAGAATATTTAAGAAACACGGTAGATGGTCTTCAGATACAGCAAAAGACGGATATGTGCGTGAAAACATTTCTGAAAAACTACTCGTTACTAAGAATCTTGGCTTGTAA